A window of the Nocardia sp. NBC_01329 genome harbors these coding sequences:
- a CDS encoding SUKH-3 domain-containing protein: protein MGDTVQVAGTFVQLSHSFRRRGFPARVRRADGGQRRTRDHQHAGSIQLHPLLALGEGEDDRFGEWGEEIGRHRFPLGELDHGRFFLGLDEHGELCCEYRWSAIFTADLMSIIARILNTAPIGRRTTVAGAGEV from the coding sequence GTGGGTGACACAGTCCAGGTAGCCGGTACGTTTGTCCAGCTTTCACATTCATTCCGCCGCCGAGGATTTCCTGCGCGAGTTCGGCGGGCTGACGGTGGGCAGCGGCGGACCCGGGATCACCAGCACGCGGGAAGCATTCAACTCCACCCACTGCTTGCGCTGGGCGAAGGCGAAGACGACCGCTTCGGCGAATGGGGCGAGGAGATCGGCCGCCACCGCTTTCCACTGGGGGAACTCGACCACGGCCGCTTCTTCCTCGGCTTGGACGAACATGGCGAGCTGTGCTGTGAATATCGCTGGTCAGCGATATTCACAGCAGACCTGATGTCCATCATTGCCCGTATTCTGAACACTGCGCCGATTGGACGGCGGACGACCGTGGCGGGTGCCGGTGAGGTATGA
- a CDS encoding transcriptional regulator produces the protein MNELFASLPRLKLVAFLDGCDEAEFLRVAELCELNKSTLSKAMTVLEAAGYLTVTKGYAGRKPKTWLALTHPGRIAYHAHLAALTALTRKASETTQQADR, from the coding sequence GTGAACGAGCTGTTCGCTTCCCTGCCGCGGCTGAAGCTAGTCGCTTTTCTCGACGGATGCGACGAAGCCGAGTTCCTGAGGGTCGCCGAACTCTGCGAGCTGAACAAGTCCACGCTGTCGAAGGCGATGACCGTGCTGGAGGCCGCCGGCTACCTCACCGTCACTAAGGGATACGCCGGTCGCAAACCGAAAACCTGGCTCGCCCTCACCCACCCGGGCCGTATCGCCTACCACGCCCACCTCGCCGCACTCACCGCGCTCACGCGCAAGGCCAGTGAGACCACACAGCAGGCCGACCGTTGA
- a CDS encoding VOC family protein → MDLKTQDPNAAAAFFEAALGWTVEIDQDSWRRATVIRVGEHRIGGLSDVTAAIYPPGTPAHIACYLAVDEVDARVAAAVEAGARLLVAPFDAGDDGRIATLIDPFGAPVSLWRRAPQRGWTHPRATRAAPRRLQHLSADPLAAAEFYQRSLGMTDPDTDFTGLTEANTVPDWRLIIAVDSVTEVQRRAGEPPGRTGRVDPVDDQGVAAALTAPDGLTLSIES, encoded by the coding sequence GTGGACCTGAAGACACAAGATCCGAATGCGGCGGCAGCTTTCTTCGAAGCCGCGCTGGGCTGGACTGTCGAGATCGACCAGGACTCGTGGCGGCGGGCCACCGTCATCCGGGTCGGCGAGCACCGCATCGGCGGTCTCAGTGACGTGACCGCAGCTATTTATCCGCCCGGGACACCGGCGCACATCGCCTGCTACCTGGCGGTCGACGAAGTGGACGCGCGGGTCGCGGCCGCGGTCGAGGCCGGCGCCCGACTATTGGTAGCGCCCTTCGATGCCGGAGACGACGGCCGGATCGCGACACTGATCGATCCGTTCGGCGCGCCAGTGTCGCTGTGGCGGCGGGCACCACAGAGGGGCTGGACGCATCCGCGGGCGACCAGGGCAGCACCGCGGCGATTACAACATCTGAGCGCAGACCCACTAGCCGCCGCCGAGTTCTACCAGCGCAGCCTCGGAATGACCGATCCCGACACCGATTTCACCGGGCTCACAGAGGCGAACACGGTGCCGGACTGGCGCCTGATCATCGCCGTTGACTCCGTCACCGAGGTTCAACGGCGAGCCGGCGAGCCGCCCGGCAGAACTGGGCGGGTGGATCCCGTAGACGACCAGGGCGTGGCTGCCGCTCTCACCGCACCCGATGGCCTCACCCTCTCCATCGAGAGCTGA
- a CDS encoding IS30 family transposase has product MRDYGLSPAGQDELWTRWRAGESLSSMSRSLGIPLQHVRRFLAQTGGVRKRPRARQSRHLTLTEREEISRGLAMGCSARTIAVSLGRSPSTISREIARNGGQSTYRAAAADQLAFQRARRPKPAKLAARPHLRVLVEDKLKSLWSPEQIAGWLRRHFPDNPSMRISHEAIYLALFDPRRKAIDRTLTQRLRTGRPMRHPKRARKPDGRGVIRELVPISERPAEVETRQVAGHWEGDLVMGSRPSAIATLVERTSRFTVLVALPDGIKAEQVTPHLTRFLLGLPASIRRTLTWDRGREIAGHQTITAATQTPIYLCKPRSPWQRGTNENTNRLLRQYLPKSTDLRRFDQTDLDAIACELNHRPRRIHGYRSPAEVYAEHLSSGDALTL; this is encoded by the coding sequence GTGCGGGACTACGGGTTGTCACCTGCTGGTCAGGACGAGTTATGGACACGATGGCGGGCAGGTGAGTCGCTCAGTTCGATGTCGCGGTCGCTCGGTATTCCGCTGCAGCACGTGCGCCGGTTCCTCGCCCAGACCGGAGGAGTCCGAAAACGACCCCGAGCTCGGCAAAGCCGACATCTGACACTCACCGAGCGCGAGGAGATCTCGCGAGGCCTGGCCATGGGCTGCTCAGCACGAACGATCGCGGTGTCGCTGGGGCGCTCACCTTCGACGATCTCGCGTGAGATCGCCCGCAACGGCGGCCAGAGCACTTACCGGGCTGCGGCTGCTGACCAGCTGGCCTTTCAGCGAGCGCGGCGCCCGAAGCCGGCCAAGCTCGCGGCCCGCCCACACTTGCGGGTGCTGGTGGAGGACAAGCTCAAGTCTCTGTGGTCGCCCGAGCAGATCGCCGGATGGCTGCGCCGGCACTTCCCCGACAACCCGTCGATGCGGATCTCGCACGAAGCGATCTATCTGGCATTGTTCGACCCGCGCCGCAAGGCGATCGATCGCACCCTGACGCAGCGGTTGCGCACCGGACGTCCGATGCGACACCCGAAACGGGCCCGCAAGCCTGACGGGCGCGGCGTGATCCGGGAACTCGTGCCCATCAGTGAACGACCTGCCGAGGTCGAAACCCGCCAAGTCGCCGGCCACTGGGAAGGTGATCTGGTGATGGGCTCGCGGCCGTCGGCGATCGCCACGCTGGTGGAGCGGACCAGCCGATTCACGGTCCTGGTGGCGCTGCCCGACGGCATCAAAGCCGAGCAGGTCACACCACATCTGACACGGTTCCTCCTCGGGCTGCCCGCATCGATACGCCGGACCCTGACCTGGGACCGCGGCCGCGAGATCGCCGGCCACCAAACCATCACGGCGGCGACGCAGACACCGATCTACCTCTGCAAGCCCCGCAGTCCCTGGCAGCGCGGCACCAACGAGAACACCAATCGGCTGCTGCGCCAATATCTACCCAAGAGCACTGACCTGCGTCGATTCGACCAGACCGATCTCGATGCCATCGCCTGCGAACTCAATCACCGGCCCCGCAGGATCCATGGATACCGCAGCCCTGCCGAGGTTTACGCTGAACATCTGAGCAGCGGTGATGCGCTGACCCTTTGA
- a CDS encoding WXG100 family type VII secretion target, giving the protein MSRHHVDTEALDALNAQLRGLLGFTEDQMVQIQQRMNVLHNGGGEASPWSGETAGAARAAMDTWTTGAQQIRDGLAKMEAASKNAHDSYTTAFAAILARLDRGPAPESGPQ; this is encoded by the coding sequence ATGTCGCGGCATCACGTCGACACAGAGGCGCTCGACGCGCTCAATGCACAGTTGCGTGGTCTGCTCGGTTTTACCGAGGACCAGATGGTGCAGATTCAGCAGCGCATGAACGTGCTGCACAACGGCGGTGGTGAGGCTTCGCCGTGGAGCGGGGAAACTGCGGGCGCCGCCCGCGCTGCCATGGACACGTGGACTACCGGCGCGCAGCAGATACGCGACGGTTTAGCGAAGATGGAGGCAGCCTCCAAGAACGCTCACGACTCCTACACCACCGCGTTCGCCGCGATCCTGGCCCGCCTCGACCGTGGCCCCGCTCCCGAAAGCGGTCCGCAGTGA
- a CDS encoding WXG100 family type VII secretion target — MAPEPITADATAMADAATFLRQIASTIGDGFRRMDAEIDGMTYWGGPAAQAFTTGWQEASAGAVTLLSSLESMADLLGVQSSEFASVDENLATDLADTGPRPSSLNI, encoded by the coding sequence ATGGCACCCGAACCGATTACCGCGGATGCCACTGCCATGGCCGACGCCGCAACATTCCTCCGGCAGATCGCCTCCACGATCGGTGACGGTTTCCGGCGCATGGACGCTGAGATAGACGGCATGACCTACTGGGGCGGCCCTGCCGCGCAGGCGTTCACCACGGGATGGCAGGAGGCCAGCGCGGGCGCGGTGACCCTGCTGTCCTCGCTGGAGTCCATGGCCGACCTACTGGGCGTGCAGAGCAGTGAATTCGCCTCGGTGGATGAGAATCTGGCCACCGACTTGGCTGATACCGGGCCGCGCCCGAGCTCGCTCAACATCTGA
- a CDS encoding ATP dependent DNA ligase, producing MFTLTPGRFGRAGVPRWVDPVLVGDIEYREYTGEGLRHPSWRGLRTDKAPEEVRIPDEIGPTS from the coding sequence TTGTTCACGCTGACCCCGGGCCGGTTCGGGCGGGCCGGGGTGCCGCGGTGGGTGGATCCGGTGCTCGTCGGTGATATCGAGTACCGCGAGTACACCGGTGAGGGGTTGCGGCATCCGAGCTGGCGGGGTTTGCGTACCGACAAAGCTCCGGAGGAGGTCCGGATACCGGACGAGATCGGCCCCACGAGCTGA
- a CDS encoding ABC transporter ATP-binding protein has protein sequence MSLNLTDITLTYPDGENRLTALDQVTLEVLNGTLTAVAGPSGSGKSSLLAVAATLITPDTGTVTIDGQATTGMTRAELTELRRHKIGIVFQQPNLLHSLTAAEQLQVMAKIDGRRPRTAKCQAMELLDAVGLADYADRRPHQLSGGQRQRVNIARALMNNPTVLLVDEPTSALDHERGAAVIELITRLTHQQATATVLVTHDRSHLTVVDQIAEVHDGRLHLPATPARGNLHQYPARPDQADLVNPLQYASEVC, from the coding sequence ATGAGCCTGAACCTGACCGACATCACCCTCACCTACCCTGACGGCGAAAACCGCCTCACCGCCCTGGACCAGGTCACCCTCGAGGTGCTCAACGGCACCTTGACCGCGGTCGCCGGCCCCTCCGGCTCCGGCAAGTCCAGTCTCCTCGCGGTCGCCGCCACCCTCATCACCCCCGATACTGGCACCGTGACCATCGATGGTCAGGCAACCACCGGCATGACCCGAGCAGAACTCACCGAACTGCGCCGCCATAAGATCGGCATCGTCTTCCAGCAGCCCAATCTGCTGCACTCCCTCACCGCCGCCGAACAGCTCCAGGTCATGGCCAAGATCGACGGCCGCAGACCTCGCACCGCCAAATGCCAGGCCATGGAGTTGCTCGACGCTGTCGGTCTGGCCGACTACGCGGATCGCCGGCCCCATCAGCTTTCCGGCGGCCAGCGCCAGCGTGTCAACATCGCCCGCGCCCTGATGAACAACCCCACTGTTCTCTTGGTCGACGAGCCCACCAGCGCCCTCGACCACGAACGCGGTGCCGCTGTGATCGAACTGATCACCCGCCTCACCCACCAGCAGGCCACCGCTACCGTCCTGGTCACCCACGACCGCTCGCACCTGACCGTCGTCGACCAGATCGCCGAAGTCCACGACGGCCGTCTTCATCTGCCCGCTACGCCCGCTCGGGGCAACCTTCACCAATACCCGGCCCGACCCGACCAGGCGGATCTCGTTAACCCGCTCCAGTACGCGAGCGAAGTCTGCTGA
- a CDS encoding ABC transporter permease, whose amino-acid sequence MKFAKGRFALMGTVIVLITLLVGLLSGLTAGLEQQNISAITGLSADKIAFASPGEGAQLSYANSTVTEKQWQRWADMPGVNSAEPLGITTTKASAGNKSTGVSAFGVQPGSALAPETNKLDDQAAVLSSTAADDLGVTTGDTFTLAGQNMTVAAVSGDAFFSHTPVIWTTLDTWRSTAPPAGMTDGPTATVIALNTTSGADLGAADEAAGTETVSRDDSLSAIGSYTSENGSLQLMRGFLFAISALVIGAFFTVWTIQRSGDVAVLKALGASTSDLLEDALGQAVVLLTGGTLIGTGIAAALGALVAGSTVPFLLTPATILIPAAVMIALGALGAALSILRITSVDPLTALGSAR is encoded by the coding sequence TTGAAATTCGCCAAGGGGCGCTTCGCCCTGATGGGTACCGTCATCGTGTTGATCACCCTGCTGGTCGGGCTGCTGTCCGGGTTGACCGCCGGTCTGGAGCAGCAGAACATCTCCGCGATCACCGGTCTATCCGCGGATAAGATCGCCTTCGCCTCGCCCGGTGAGGGCGCGCAACTGTCGTACGCCAACTCCACCGTCACCGAAAAACAGTGGCAGCGGTGGGCCGACATGCCAGGCGTGAACAGCGCCGAACCACTGGGCATCACCACGACCAAGGCGAGCGCCGGCAACAAGAGCACCGGGGTCTCGGCTTTCGGCGTGCAGCCCGGCTCTGCACTCGCCCCCGAGACCAACAAGCTCGACGACCAAGCGGCAGTCTTGTCCAGCACCGCCGCCGACGACCTCGGTGTGACGACGGGCGACACCTTCACACTTGCCGGACAGAACATGACCGTCGCCGCGGTGAGCGGGGACGCCTTCTTCAGCCACACCCCGGTCATCTGGACCACTCTCGACACCTGGCGCAGCACCGCACCCCCCGCGGGCATGACCGACGGGCCGACCGCCACCGTCATCGCTCTGAACACCACCTCCGGCGCCGACCTCGGCGCCGCCGATGAGGCCGCCGGTACCGAAACGGTTTCCAGGGACGACTCCCTGTCCGCTATCGGATCCTATACCTCCGAAAACGGCTCCCTGCAGCTCATGCGGGGGTTCCTCTTCGCCATCTCCGCCCTTGTCATCGGCGCCTTCTTCACCGTCTGGACCATCCAGCGCAGTGGCGATGTCGCCGTCCTCAAAGCGCTGGGCGCCTCCACCTCCGATCTGCTCGAAGACGCCCTCGGCCAAGCCGTTGTCCTGCTGACCGGCGGCACCCTGATCGGCACCGGCATCGCCGCCGCCTTGGGCGCACTCGTGGCCGGCTCGACCGTGCCGTTCCTGCTCACCCCCGCCACCATCCTGATCCCGGCCGCCGTGATGATCGCGCTCGGCGCGCTCGGCGCCGCCCTTTCCATCCTCCGCATCACCTCCGTCGACCCACTGACCGCCCTGGGGAGCGCCCGATGA
- a CDS encoding sensor histidine kinase encodes MNIPAPSLTPTTRVLAWCVHVLIVALLALTVGRALADHRSQAGMITITAVVCAVVYAAGPALPCVRRSQRVAALWLTVMGACWLVLLALSAEGVWVAFPLYFLQLHLLSRRAGLAAVTVTAAAAVAGFAVHKNAFSLTMAIGPILGAAVAVAVVWGYQALYRESEQRRHLIEELTATRADLATAQHAAGVLAERERLAREIHDTLAQGLSSIQLLLRAAERALPGRPENAARYVDQARQAAVDNLAEARRFVAALAPPALEGTTLAGALERLCATTSARHRITVRFHLTGEPVPLATSHEVALLRVAQSALANTVRHAEATTADVTLSYLDDRVAVDIVDDGRGFDPDQLPAPDPEAGGFGLAAMRARAHALGGTLTIESTPGHGTALAAQLPLSSSSETKTEARP; translated from the coding sequence GTGAACATCCCTGCCCCCTCCCTGACTCCAACCACCCGCGTGCTGGCCTGGTGCGTGCATGTACTGATCGTCGCTCTTCTTGCGCTGACTGTCGGCCGGGCCCTCGCCGATCACCGCTCGCAGGCTGGGATGATCACCATCACTGCGGTGGTGTGCGCCGTGGTCTACGCGGCCGGTCCTGCGCTCCCCTGCGTGCGCCGCTCACAGCGGGTCGCCGCACTGTGGCTGACCGTGATGGGCGCCTGCTGGTTGGTGCTGCTTGCCCTGTCTGCCGAGGGGGTGTGGGTGGCGTTCCCGCTGTATTTTCTCCAGCTCCACCTGCTGTCCCGCCGCGCCGGACTGGCCGCTGTGACGGTCACCGCGGCGGCGGCCGTCGCTGGCTTCGCCGTTCACAAGAATGCGTTCAGCCTCACCATGGCGATCGGACCGATCCTCGGCGCCGCCGTGGCGGTCGCGGTGGTGTGGGGATATCAGGCGCTGTACCGGGAGAGCGAGCAGCGCAGGCACCTTATCGAAGAGCTCACCGCCACGCGCGCCGATCTCGCCACGGCACAGCACGCCGCCGGGGTGCTGGCCGAACGTGAACGCTTGGCTCGCGAGATCCACGACACCCTCGCTCAGGGCCTGTCCAGCATCCAACTGCTGTTGCGTGCTGCCGAACGCGCATTGCCGGGACGACCGGAGAACGCCGCCCGCTACGTCGATCAGGCACGGCAAGCCGCCGTGGACAACCTCGCCGAGGCCCGCCGTTTCGTCGCCGCGCTCGCACCGCCGGCGCTGGAGGGCACAACCCTCGCCGGTGCCCTGGAGCGCTTGTGTGCCACCACCAGCGCCCGCCACCGCATCACCGTGCGCTTCCACCTCACCGGCGAGCCCGTTCCACTTGCCACCTCGCACGAGGTCGCGCTCCTGCGGGTCGCCCAATCGGCGCTGGCCAATACCGTCCGCCACGCGGAAGCCACAACCGCCGATGTCACCTTGAGCTACCTCGACGACCGCGTCGCCGTGGACATCGTCGACGACGGACGTGGCTTCGACCCCGACCAGCTTCCCGCCCCCGACCCGGAGGCAGGCGGGTTCGGGCTGGCCGCCATGCGTGCCCGTGCGCACGCCCTTGGCGGCACACTGACCATCGAATCCACCCCTGGCCACGGCACCGCTTTGGCCGCCCAGCTCCCCCTGAGCTCCTCTTCCGAGACGAAGACCGAGGCCCGCCCATGA
- a CDS encoding response regulator transcription factor, with protein sequence MTDSSPIRLLLADDHPVVRAGLRAVLETEDGITVVAEAATAEEAVVRAAQGDIDVVLMDLQFGTGMNGAEATAVISARPGAPRVLIVTTYDTDADTLPAIEAGATGYLLKDAPPEDLAAAVRTAATGRTTLAPAVADRLMNRLRTPGTALTRRETEVLTLVADGLSNHAIGDRLHLTEGTVKSHLARIYTKLDVDSRTAAVATATELGLIRR encoded by the coding sequence ATGACCGACAGCAGCCCCATCCGCCTGCTCCTGGCCGACGACCATCCCGTCGTGCGGGCAGGGTTGCGCGCCGTACTGGAAACCGAAGACGGCATCACCGTGGTGGCCGAAGCCGCCACGGCCGAGGAAGCCGTCGTTCGGGCCGCGCAAGGCGACATCGACGTCGTCCTCATGGACCTTCAGTTCGGCACGGGCATGAACGGCGCCGAGGCCACCGCCGTCATTTCCGCCCGCCCCGGCGCACCTCGCGTGCTGATCGTCACCACCTATGACACCGACGCCGACACCCTCCCGGCCATCGAGGCCGGTGCGACCGGTTACCTCCTCAAAGACGCCCCACCGGAGGACCTGGCCGCCGCCGTCCGCACAGCGGCCACCGGCCGCACTACTCTCGCCCCGGCCGTCGCGGATCGGCTGATGAACCGGCTACGCACGCCGGGAACTGCCCTGACCCGGCGTGAGACCGAAGTCCTCACCCTGGTCGCCGACGGCCTGTCCAACCATGCTATCGGCGACCGGCTCCACTTGACCGAAGGCACAGTCAAGTCCCACTTGGCCCGTATCTACACGAAGCTCGATGTCGACTCGCGCACCGCCGCCGTCGCCACCGCCACCGAACTCGGGCTCATTCGCCGCTGA
- the galT gene encoding galactose-1-phosphate uridylyltransferase, whose amino-acid sequence MATRIVKRTAKLADGRDLIYFDDADTRLGPERRIDTRRLEPRPPTAVMRQDVLTGEWVSIAAARQTRVVLPPADRDPLAPQTADNPSEIPDRYDVAVFENRSPSFGPALPGAVTGMPPAPAGPDDIADIGFGRERVAVGRCEVVCFSPAHEGAFGDLTPSRARTVIEAWADRTAELSALPGVQQVFPFENRGKAIGVTLPHPHGQIYAYPYVTPRTVQLLDSARRLGPDLFQDVLDSERAGGRVVLVGERWTAFVPFAARWPIEVHLLPHRQIPDFAATDEAERDELSTLYLRLLRGIDALYDDPTPYIAAWHQAPVHSGRDAVRLHLQLTSIRRGTDKIKYLAGSESAMGAFIADIAPDAAAARIREAVASVRL is encoded by the coding sequence GTGGCCACCCGCATCGTGAAGCGCACCGCGAAACTGGCCGACGGCCGGGATCTCATCTACTTCGACGACGCCGATACCCGGCTCGGTCCCGAACGCCGCATCGATACCCGCCGTCTGGAACCCCGGCCACCTACCGCGGTGATGCGCCAGGATGTATTGACCGGCGAGTGGGTATCCATCGCGGCCGCGCGGCAGACCCGGGTCGTACTACCGCCGGCCGATCGTGACCCGCTCGCCCCGCAGACGGCGGATAATCCTTCGGAGATACCCGATCGGTACGACGTCGCGGTCTTCGAGAACCGGTCCCCGTCCTTCGGCCCCGCCCTGCCCGGTGCGGTGACCGGCATGCCCCCGGCCCCGGCCGGGCCCGACGATATCGCCGATATCGGATTCGGCCGGGAACGGGTGGCGGTCGGGCGGTGCGAGGTGGTCTGCTTCAGCCCGGCGCACGAGGGGGCATTCGGTGACCTCACACCCAGCCGCGCCCGCACGGTGATCGAGGCCTGGGCCGATCGGACCGCGGAACTGTCCGCCCTGCCCGGGGTGCAGCAGGTGTTCCCCTTCGAGAACCGGGGGAAGGCCATCGGCGTCACGCTGCCGCATCCACACGGCCAGATCTACGCCTACCCGTACGTCACACCGCGGACCGTCCAGCTGCTCGATTCGGCGCGCAGGCTCGGTCCGGACCTCTTCCAGGACGTGCTGGACAGTGAGCGTGCGGGCGGGCGGGTCGTGCTCGTGGGGGAGCGGTGGACGGCGTTCGTACCGTTCGCGGCGCGCTGGCCGATCGAGGTGCATCTGCTCCCGCATCGGCAGATCCCGGACTTCGCGGCCACCGATGAAGCGGAGCGGGATGAGCTGTCGACCCTCTATCTGCGGCTCCTGCGCGGGATCGACGCCCTCTACGACGATCCGACTCCCTATATCGCCGCCTGGCATCAGGCCCCGGTCCACAGCGGTCGTGACGCAGTACGCCTGCACTTACAACTGACCTCGATCAGGCGCGGCACGGACAAGATCAAATACCTGGCCGGGTCGGAGTCGGCGATGGGCGCCTTCATCGCCGATATCGCGCCGGACGCGGCGGCGGCGCGGATCCGGGAGGCTGTGGCGTCGGTCCGACTGTGA
- a CDS encoding YdcF family protein, producing the protein MHNRRGLQYLVAVTAVATSITLAGFTGAPAQASPETDALYNSAQRHFTDGDSTAGRAALQDLIGRDPTDAEALSLQAIWSHYAGDIPALNDAMGRLRAVDGGLAAGTDNVLHAVSAGIATLPNPIPALVGPQTGIVVFGFGLLPDGTPRPELVERLQAAWLQAIASPFSPIVVSGNNPSNGITEAQAMAGWLIGRGIPAERIHVENRAGSTVQNALFSADILHSVGANSVVAVTSPNHIRRAVADLYVAGIPVVGATTSLNQLVSQLPPPSKQAQYSIYLDATRTFQLSTSR; encoded by the coding sequence GTGCACAATCGAAGAGGTTTGCAGTATCTGGTGGCGGTCACAGCCGTCGCTACGAGTATCACGCTCGCCGGTTTCACCGGCGCGCCGGCCCAGGCCAGTCCCGAAACGGACGCCCTCTACAACTCCGCTCAGCGCCATTTCACCGACGGTGACTCCACCGCCGGCCGAGCCGCGCTGCAAGATCTCATCGGTCGCGATCCCACCGATGCCGAGGCGCTGTCCCTGCAGGCGATCTGGTCCCATTACGCAGGCGATATCCCGGCCCTCAACGATGCGATGGGTCGCCTGCGTGCCGTCGACGGTGGACTGGCCGCAGGCACCGACAACGTGCTCCACGCGGTCAGCGCGGGTATCGCCACCCTCCCCAATCCGATTCCCGCGCTGGTCGGACCACAGACCGGCATCGTTGTCTTCGGCTTCGGGCTGCTCCCCGACGGCACACCCCGCCCCGAATTGGTCGAACGCCTGCAGGCTGCCTGGCTGCAGGCCATCGCCTCACCGTTCTCGCCGATCGTGGTCAGCGGCAACAATCCGAGCAACGGGATCACCGAGGCTCAGGCCATGGCCGGCTGGCTGATCGGCCGGGGTATCCCGGCCGAGCGGATCCATGTGGAGAACCGGGCCGGTTCGACGGTGCAGAATGCGCTGTTCAGCGCGGATATCCTGCACAGCGTCGGCGCCAACAGTGTGGTGGCGGTGACCTCACCGAACCATATCCGGCGCGCGGTGGCGGACCTGTACGTCGCCGGGATCCCCGTGGTGGGCGCCACCACCTCGCTCAACCAACTGGTCTCTCAGCTGCCCCCGCCGAGCAAACAGGCCCAGTACAGCATCTATCTCGACGCGACCCGGACGTTCCAGCTCAGCACCAGCCGCTGA
- a CDS encoding bifunctional 5,10-methylenetetrahydrofolate dehydrogenase/5,10-methenyltetrahydrofolate cyclohydrolase → MDTASLTGKDLAAAINADTTARVKALTERAGRAPRLALVVANDDPASAWYVNSLKKSAANRGIDCDTVDLGADASADTLRTELSVRSADPETDAIMLQTPLPVGVTLDDVSPAIAATKDVDGVSPLSLGLLAAGSAGFAPATAEAVVELLEHHGVALEGRRVAVVGRSNVVGKPLAHLLLAKNATVTVCHSRTVDLPAVTAAADVVVAAAGRIGLVTGANVREGAVVIDVGTNESADGKIVGDVDADSVRGIAGGLSPVPGGVGPVTTALLMRHVVIAAERAR, encoded by the coding sequence GTGGATACCGCATCGCTGACCGGGAAAGATCTCGCCGCCGCCATCAACGCCGATACCACCGCGCGGGTGAAGGCGCTCACCGAGCGGGCGGGCCGAGCCCCGCGATTGGCGCTGGTGGTCGCCAACGACGATCCGGCCAGCGCCTGGTACGTGAACTCGCTGAAGAAATCGGCCGCCAACCGCGGAATCGATTGCGATACCGTGGATCTCGGCGCGGACGCCTCCGCCGACACACTGCGTACCGAGCTGTCGGTGCGCAGCGCCGACCCCGAAACCGACGCCATCATGCTGCAGACACCGCTGCCCGTCGGCGTGACCCTCGACGATGTGTCACCGGCGATCGCCGCCACCAAGGACGTCGACGGTGTCAGCCCGCTTTCGCTCGGGCTGCTCGCCGCGGGCTCGGCCGGCTTCGCCCCGGCCACCGCCGAGGCGGTGGTGGAGTTGCTCGAGCATCACGGAGTCGCGCTGGAAGGGCGGCGGGTAGCCGTGGTCGGACGGTCGAATGTGGTCGGCAAACCGCTGGCGCATCTGCTGCTCGCGAAGAACGCGACGGTCACCGTCTGCCATTCCCGCACGGTGGACCTGCCCGCGGTGACCGCGGCCGCCGATGTGGTCGTCGCCGCCGCGGGGCGGATCGGGTTGGTGACCGGCGCGAACGTGCGCGAGGGAGCCGTGGTCATCGATGTGGGCACCAACGAATCGGCCGATGGCAAGATCGTCGGTGACGTGGACGCCGACTCGGTCCGGGGTATCGCCGGCGGGCTGAGCCCGGTACCCGGCGGGGTCGGACCGGTCACCACGGCGTTGCTCATGCGTCACGTCGTGATCGCAGCCGAACGGGCGCGGTGA